The following coding sequences are from one Thermodesulfobacteriota bacterium window:
- a CDS encoding formylglycine-generating enzyme family protein, whose product MNPISFGGKHISFMVRGDKHILITRSLTILVGLILSVFISYACSDNQAKKADLDYVDMVLIPQADFMMGGSDDLAREDELPSHRVLLDPFWMDKIEVTNKQFAIFVKDTGYITTAEQKPKWEELKKQLPEGAPKPDDSVLVPGSLVFTPPNKDVELTSFHQWWTWVPGANWRKPVGRGSSIKWLVDHPVIHVSWYDANEYCKWAGKRLPTEAEWEWAARGGLDDKPYSWGDEHINNGKPKANTWDGNFPYTNIGDDGFKVTAPVKSFPPNNYGLYDMAGNVWEWTSDWYRNDYYEMSKKEEGVKNPKGPKDSFDPDEPYAQKKVQRGGSFLCNESYCSGYRVSFRQKSSPDTGLSHSGFRCVKDIK is encoded by the coding sequence TTGAATCCAATTTCTTTTGGCGGTAAGCATATTTCTTTTATGGTTAGGGGTGATAAGCATATCTTAATTACAAGATCATTAACTATATTAGTGGGCCTTATTTTATCTGTTTTCATATCTTATGCATGTTCTGATAATCAAGCGAAAAAGGCAGATCTAGATTATGTTGATATGGTGTTGATACCCCAAGCTGACTTCATGATGGGCGGTAGTGATGATCTTGCGCGTGAAGATGAACTGCCAAGTCATAGAGTGCTCCTTGATCCATTTTGGATGGATAAAATTGAAGTAACCAACAAACAGTTTGCTATATTCGTTAAAGATACCGGCTACATTACAACAGCTGAACAAAAGCCAAAGTGGGAAGAATTAAAAAAACAGCTCCCCGAGGGCGCACCAAAACCTGATGATTCAGTATTGGTTCCCGGCTCATTAGTATTTACTCCTCCTAATAAAGATGTTGAGCTTACTTCATTTCATCAATGGTGGACATGGGTTCCAGGCGCTAATTGGAGAAAGCCTGTTGGCCGCGGTAGCAGCATAAAGTGGCTAGTTGATCATCCCGTTATACATGTGTCTTGGTATGATGCCAACGAGTACTGCAAGTGGGCCGGCAAACGTCTGCCTACAGAGGCTGAGTGGGAATGGGCGGCTCGGGGAGGTCTTGATGACAAACCCTATAGCTGGGGAGACGAGCACATAAATAATGGTAAGCCCAAAGCTAATACATGGGATGGAAATTTTCCTTATACTAATATTGGAGATGACGGGTTTAAAGTTACAGCGCCGGTAAAATCATTTCCTCCAAATAACTATGGACTATATGATATGGCGGGAAATGTATGGGAGTGGACAAGCGATTGGTACAGAAATGATTACTATGAGATGAGCAAGAAAGAAGAGGGCGTCAAGAATCCCAAAGGTCCTAAAGACAGCTTTGATCCTGATGAGCCTTATGCTCAAAAGAAAGTGCAAAGAGGAGGCTCGTTTTTATGTAATGAGTCATATTGTTCCGGCTATAGAGTGTCATTTAGACAGAAATCGAGCCCTGATACAGGACTTTCTCACTCAGGATTTAGA